The following coding sequences lie in one Lolium perenne isolate Kyuss_39 chromosome 2, Kyuss_2.0, whole genome shotgun sequence genomic window:
- the LOC127336575 gene encoding protein RGF1 INDUCIBLE TRANSCRIPTION FACTOR 1 has protein sequence MAFHHDSPLLLRINTRGGHHMGGDEAENQRWPPWLKPLLATSFFGQCKMHADAHKCECNMYCLDCVSGALCSQCLAYHHGHHAIQIRRSSYHDVIRVSEIQKVLDITGVQTYIINSARVVFLNERPQPRPGKGVTNTCEVCERSLLDTFRFCSLGCKIVGTSGEYRGRKKHAAGMKRKLKKPTTGAVASDSDDSSTITSGGSEKSSVVQSFTPCTPPATATANSYRSAKRRKGIPHRSPFGSLMLDF, from the exons ATGGCATTCCACCATGACTCGCCTCTGCTGCTCAGAATCAACACCAGAGGCGGCCACCACATG GGCGGCGACGAGGCGGAGAACCAGCGCTGGCCGCCGTGGCTCAAGCCGCTGCTGGCCACCAGCTTCTTCGGCCAATGCAAGATGCACGCGGACGCCCACAAGTGCGAGTGCAACATGTActgcctcgactgcgtcagcggcgCGCTATGCTCACAGTGCCTCGCATACCACCACGGACACCACGCCATCCAG ATACGTCGTTCGTCGTACCACGACGTGATCCGCGTGTCGGAGATCCAGAAGGTGCTGGACATCACCGGCGTGCAGACCTACATCATCAACAGCGCGCGCGTCGTCTTCCTCAACGAAAGGCCGCAGCCCAGGCCGGGGAAGGGCGTCACCAACACCTGCGAGGTCTGCGAGCGCAGCCTGCTCGACACCTTCCGGTTCTGCTCGCTCGGATGCAAG ATCGTGGGCACCTCCGGCGAGTACCGCGGCCGGAAgaagcacgccgccgggatgaagAGGAAGCTGAAGAAGCCCACGACCGGCGCCGTGGCGTCTGACTCGGACGACTCGTCCACCATCACGAGCGGCGGCAGCGAGAAGAGCAGCGTGGTGCAGAGCTTCACCCCGTGCACCCCGCCGGCCACCGCCACGGCCAACAGCTACCGCTCCGCCAAGCGGCGCAAGGGCATCCCGCACCGCTCGCCCTTCGGCAGCCTCATGCTCGACTTCTAG